GTGCAAATTTTAGGTTCTCCATGAAATCTCCTTAGACGTAAAGGCGTCTCCAAATGTTCTCGACCCAGCTCACGAAATGCATCTGACGGTTAACCACCGATCCTCATAAAATATGCCTTTCGACCGCTGAACAGTCACGTCGAAATCCGACAGCTGTACCTTCAACACTTCCTTCACCATCCAATCCAGGCTGGCGAGGCGCCGCTCCTCCTCGCTGCACAAATGGTCGACATCAGGAATGAAACCTTAAAAGAGTTTGCAAAAGGCTATGTGTCTCTTGCCTTATCGAATCGTTTTAAGAAGTCGTCTGAGCTTCAGTGGCGAACAGCGAGGCTGCCGGACGACGAAAAGTCGCCCAATAGTTTCGGTGATGCACGGTTCTGTGTGTCCACTCCCAAGGACAATTTCTCCACACTACAGGACGAACCAGAAACTTAAGTGTGGCCTCTGATGCCGTGGCGtatgaagagagaagctctGAGAATCTTCTCTTCGACGGCATACCTGCTCCTTTTCTTGTTGATGCTGTCAGCAAATTCCATTAGTATCTCAAGTTTTTCCTGACGCGGCAAAGGTGAGCTCCGAGGGAAACTCATCGTAAAAAACGCAGTGGTATATTTAACATTAGGCGAGCGGAAGTGGTTAAAGCACTACAACTGGAGCATGAAAGATACATACCGTAAACCCTCATAAGATccagtcttctttctctgctttttttgtATGGACATCGTTTTTGCGGGTTACACATACATGCGCAGTAAGCAACACGCATATCTAGTCTCCGCCGTACCTCAACAACAGCGAATTTTTCTTCTACTAGTTCCAAGCAGTACTCAAGGTATCTGCGGACAGCAAGACCAGAACGTTTGTTTCTGTGACTGTCTGCCTGTGCAGGACGCACACAGCGGGGTCCAAAAATCTCTCCAGTCTGCCGCCACAGATTCCTGAGTTGTTGGACACCATACGCTGAAAAGGGTATAACGCTTATTTCTGCAGAGTGACACAGCATTTCTTACTCCAATGAATTCAGAATTCACAGACTTGGCGACCGCGTGTATGCATCGATTCTGTAATAGGCAACCTGCACTAGTTCGCTGTCGTGTAGATCCACGCAGTAAGACAAGCATCGAAACAGAGCTGCTCAGAAGAAACGGTGCTGTTCGCGTGTTGGTTGACTGATTTGTCGGGGCCTTACCGAGGGTAACAACAGAAGGCAGCATCTGCATGACTCGTCTGCAGGTAAAACACAACGACGCCGAAGCAAATGCATAAAGTTATCCACATCCAAATTCCCCACCGCCTGGGCGTGCTGAACAAAATTTTAGGACAAAGGACACGGCAGCACCGTCGAGGGGATATGACTGTCTCTATACGAAAAATCAACCAGAGTCTGACTTTGGATATGCACTgaaggggaggaaagaaTGACAGAGCTTGACCATGGCGCAGAAGATGGCCGATCTGGTGGTCGTCGCGTGCTTCCCATTGGGGGTTCATCTGCTGCTGCCCCGGTTGTAGACTGAGGCTCTCGCACGCGTGACAGTTCTTTGTTCCACGAGGCAAGCCACAGCGGTCACAGAACTGCAAAAACAGAAGTTAAAAAAAAGGTAGCAGGTGAACTCGAGTTCATATTTAGTCGTTCAATTTTCTCCCTCTGACCATTATCATGGACGTGCGTGATTTCCCACTCTTAACCACCGACGCACCCCCTGGTAAGAAGGAAATACGATCTATACGAAGTCATCACACTAGGCTAACACGGCATGTCGCCGTCCTCAACCGCTTTTGCACCTTGCGGGCCCCTTGCGTTCTTTGGAaattcgtctttcttttAGGGATTGACTGGTAGGGATGGCTGAGCCGGACAGGGGACACTATGCGAGTCAAGTACGTTTGCTCTTGCGTTGCACGAGAACTTGGCTTTCCGGTGAGAGAGCCGGAGTTATCTGACGGGAAAATGCGCACTTCTCCCCTTACCGAAAagcctctcgcgctctcttgAGCTTTTTTTGGAACGTGATGCAGCATaacgaaacacagagaaagaagtcgaaaCGAAAGCAACACGCCATGAATAATTCGTAGCCGAAGCTTCTTCGATATCGGGTCAGGTAGCCCGTGTCTCGGCAAACTTCCCCCGCCAGGCACGTTGAGTCATTCGACGACTTTTTCTGGCGCACTTTGTATGAAAAGGTATAGCGGCTACATATGAGCCCTACTTCCTGGAAGTTGATCTTGACGGTGATCGACCTCACAGTACGTCGGAGTTACCTGTAGAACGCCCTTTCTCTTGCCTATGCAGACAGCACAGGAACAGGCATTCACATCCTTTGGCCGAAAGTCTTTATTCTGCTTCACCATCAGAGCTATCGATCGTATGTTTCGTTTTTAATCGACAATTATATACAAGCGGACGTGGCCTACGTTTCTACGCCTTCTGTGAGGTGcatctttgcttcttcaccGTTTTCACacgtggagacagaacaaaGGCTGGCGTCCTTGAATATTATCCACGCTGAGCGGCTGTTGAGGTAAGTGCACCGAGAGAATGCTTACATCAACTCCAGTGTCTCGGTTAACTCCGCCAACCTGTGTGAAGCATCAGACGCCACGGAGGAAGGGTATGAGGCTTTGCATCTCTGTCAATACTGCTGATCTCCGCGGCAACAGTGCATTTTGCAATCTGCACCATCACAGTCCAGTGTCCTGTGGACGCAGTGCCATACACCAATAGCCCTGAAAGTTCTGCATGAGGGTCACGGTGTTGATGTTGACAGGGAAAAGACCACCGTCTGGTTGAACGTTAGCGTCTCGGGTGTCTATTTTCCCTCAAGTTGCCTCACCGTTGCAAAATGccttgccttctctgcgggGCCTGGGCAGGTCTCACCAGAGACAGTGAAGTCTCCTTCCGCCCTTCCCTTGCGGCACTAGATGCCATGGCTGCAAAGAGCAGCATTCCGTGAATATTTAGGTGTATCCAGCTTTGTTGTACGGTAAATGGCGACCATCCAGTGTGCATCAACGCTCCAAAACTGTACGGTGTAGAATTATCGCACGGTAAGGCTGGTTCCCTGCTTTGACGCTGGAGCTTGGCAACTATCAtgaacagagaggacagaTACAGCTGAAAATGAACGCTGGTTCTGAatcgcagagaaaaaaatgaGGTAAACGACTGGCCGTACACAATCCTCCACCTTTCGGGACTTGTTGGGCTTCTCTCAAAACGTCATTGGTCTCTACGAAGAGAGCTGGGTTTGATTGCTACTGAGAACCAAACCCGCCCGTTACTTCTACGTGCTGGTAGTGCTGCTAATACGGCGATCCGTCCGTCCCAGAAAACCCGTCCCGTTTTTGTTTGCCAAAGACTGAGCAAAGTGTTTCCACACCGGTGAGCGATGTCCCCCCAATAAAATGCAGCAGACACCACACTGAACTGCATCCACTGTCGACAAGACAGAGCGAACTTCCAAAACTAGCAAAGATGAACTCCACACCGTCTGCGTCGATTGCTCTTGCTCTCGCAGTGGTGTCCTTCTTGACAGCGATGGGTTGCTTTGGCAAAAGCCGAGTCTGACGTGGAGTTGTCGGGGGTACGGGTGCAGTCACTCCTTTTGGTGCAGGATCGGCAAAAAGAGACGAACCATCAGATCGGCTCTCCGGCTCGATCCAGATACCTGAACTGTGGCGCAGACAGCCCGTGTTGTCTTCCGGAGATTCCTCACTATTTGCACCCCCTTCGAGCTGATGCAGGTCTTCCTCATTGGTGGCCGCATGAGGCTTGGCGTTAGAATTCGTTTCGGCGGTATGAGCACCGAAGTCCTGCCCGCTCCCGCTGTATCGTGGACTCCGCGCCTCTGTCACTCCCGGGCGTGTACCGGCGTTGTTCTGCATCGTGTTCCACTGCTTGCCGAGTCCCCAACTCGAGCCAAGAAATTGAGGCCAAAGACGTGATCCAGGGAGCAAACGATCCTGCTCTGTTCTGACAGTCTCTGTTGATGTGCTGGTTGGCTGTGGCTGGCGATAATCAGTACTAGAActtcgtcgctttcctttGGATCCCAAATAACTCCCTCGCGCCTCCCCTGTCTTTGCGTGTCCCTCCTGGATGCCCCCCTCAAGCTTCGTAGTTCGCGGAGTCTTTGGGAACGTCACAGGAACTGGAGGCGCGTCCGCTTCATTCAACAACCTCTTTGCCGTTGGATCGCTGAGGCCGAGCAAATCCCACATGATCTTGCACACTGTAGTGTTCCTTACTACAGCAGGTGCCACCTGTTCTGCGAAATAGTTGAGTTCTGTACTGACCACAACGTGACAAAGCATAAAATGGACTTCCCTTGCGTCGAAAATGGCATTTCCTGCAATATGGGCAAACGAGGCACACCGTGCTGTTGCAAATGGCAATGGATGGGCTGTGTAAGGCACAGGCACCCTTTCTGGTGTAACAGAAAAACCACAAACTCTACTACCTCCTGCGCTCGTATGGTCACTATATGTCCTCCGTTTGCTGTCACCGCGTGCAAGAGCGCCCACGAAACCAGTTCCTTACACTTGCAGCCCCCAAAATATCGCTAACATTTactgctgccttcctcagCAGCTGTGCTGGTACCACTTCCGTTTCACATGTGTATAAACAACTTAATAGAGACGAGAGAACTAACGGCAGCTTATTACGCGTCTTTGTCAACTGgacgttttcgttttttctacTAACCGTATGCTGTCAACATCTCGGAACAGGTCGGCATGCAGACGCTCTAGGTGTTCAACCCTTGCACGAAGGGCTTTTACTTCACTGtcgtctcccttcgctctcAGGCCCCAGA
This window of the Toxoplasma gondii ME49 chromosome VI, whole genome shotgun sequence genome carries:
- a CDS encoding hypothetical protein (encoded by transcript TGME49_244715~Predicted trans-membrane domain (TMHMM2.0):112-132), yielding MLHHVPKKAQESARGFSFCDRCGLPRGTKNCHACESLSLQPGQQQMNPQWEARDDHQIGHLLRHGQALSFFPPLQCISKVRLWLIFRIETVISPRRCCRVLCPKILFSTPRRWGIWMWITLCICFGVVVFYLQTSHADAAFCCYPRYLEYCLELVEEKFAVVEEKLEILMEFADSINKKRSSEEERRLASLDWMVKEVLKVQLSDFDVTVQRSKGIFYEDRWLTVRCIS